A region from the Actinomycetota bacterium genome encodes:
- a CDS encoding AURKAIP1/COX24 domain-containing protein, whose protein sequence is MPSLIKKRRKKMRKKKHKKLLKRTRHQRMKLGK, encoded by the coding sequence TTGCCGTCGCTGATCAAGAAGCGCCGCAAGAAGATGCGCAAGAAGAAGCACAAGAAGCTCCTGAAGCGCACGCGGCACCAGCGCATGAAGCTGGGCAAGTAA